The Hordeum vulgare subsp. vulgare chromosome 4H, MorexV3_pseudomolecules_assembly, whole genome shotgun sequence genomic interval CCAGAGgtactttgaaaagttgtcttgaGTCATGAAGTCATTTCAGTTGTCGTCATTGGCCTTGAGGTTGTTGTTATCAAATATAATTCATCACTCTCCCAACTTTCATTAACACTcataccaatccccgtctactaaGCATAGAACAGTGAAATAAATATCGTTCTCGGGGCTTAGTAACAATGGACATTCGTTTCCTACCTCATGATACTAATCAAAACTGAAATTTCAATTACCTACTTGAGCATGCATGATGGAAAAGTTGGATACTACAATGCAACAAAATATGGGTATTGTGATAAACATGGTCAAAGTGAACTTGTGTGGTACTTGTTGGTAGAATTCATAGCTCTCATAATTGATTAATCTATTCGTCACACTCCAAGAATAATCTAATATAATCAAACAATTACATACACATATGAGCAATCACCTAGCAATAAAGTCAATCAACAAATTGAAAACAATAATGAATTCCAAAATAATGAATCAAAATAAAAACACAAGAAGTCATAATTGATGAAATAAAGGAATTCAACCGTAGGGGGTTTAGCAGAACTTGTGAAAACTTGAGATCAAATCCAATAAGTCATGCAAAAACTTTCTGATCCAACTAATTTTATTAATATAAGAAAATCAATTGAAACACAAGTTAACATAAAttattttataatatttttttagcaaaaagaatcaactaaaaagcttttataaaattCTAGTTATGATTAAAAACAAATTTGTCCTAGAATTCAACCACAAACAATTTCAACTATTAATACAAATTGTTTCGATCTAAATTAATGTTTaacataaaatattttcattcaactttaaatagcaaaataaacacatttaaaataaaaagaaaacaattacttctcATTAAAAACAAGCCTAATAGGTTCATATTTGAATCTAAACAAAATAGAACTAAAATATAAATCAAAATTAAGTTTTTGTGCTTCTTTAAACAAAATAATTAGAAGAcatgagaaaaaagaattaattcaagaaatatttttaaataaaagttAATAGCAATCTAGGTTAAAGCAAATTtaatcaaattcaaatttgagaacTACAAATATGAAAACTATTGGAACTAACAGAAACTTTATAAAATTtatgatctaatgcaaaaagtaTCACTCAAAAAGGATTGACAATACAAAAGGTATAAGAAATAAAAAACTGAAACTAAAtctgaaacagaaaataaaatagaaataaaaaaacaCTACGAATAGGCTAAGAGGACAAGTGGCATGTTCTGGTTGGCTATGGCGTATGTGTGTCAGAACTAAAGGAGTAGGTGGCCTAATTGTAACAGAAAACAATTTGGTCGACTAAATGAAACAGAAAAACCAATGGTTTACTTAAAATAAACCGGATCTAAACAAACTCGCAACCACGTTCTAATCTACATCGTAGATCTAGATCGGGCGGGTGATGGCGACTTCGGTGACTTACACTCGAGGGGAAAGGAGGTCCAATGATGCGCCAGCGGCGACTCGGCTTCGACGCGGGCGATGGCTCTAGTGGTCCTGGAACTCGGGGAGAGGCTCCCGTTGATGAAGACGACGCCGGCGAGTCGAGGGATGGGGTCGGGGCGTCGAGGAGGGTTGTGGAGCGTGCGGTTGTGCGGCAATGGCGTCGGTGGCTTTTGCGAGCTCCGGTGAGCGATTGTGGCGAGGAGAGGGCACGGGCAAGAGGACATTAGGGCGGAACGAAGAGGGGAGAGCTCGGGTTTTATAAGAGGGTGGCATGAAGGAGGGGCGTCGCTAGAACTCCAAGGGATCGCGGCGCGATTTGGTTCCTGCGAAGTTCTGACGAGATTTCAAAAATGAGCATGGGGAATATTTGGTCGGGTGGtggggtccacctgttagtgaccgaaacagaaaaggaaaggggCGAGCAGCCGGTTCGGAAGGTTTCCGATGCACGCAATGCTGGCCGGGCCGTCGGGTGCTAGTGGCTTAGACCGTTCAAAAAAACATAAGCATATTCCTTCTTTGAATAAAACCAAGAAGGAAAATGCATAAGAAAAAAAATTGGCATGCgcatatctctactattaaagcaggatgtgccgtcgtgatggttcaacctcgctTATGGTTCGACCTCTCAGTTCGATCCCCACCCCTCGTACGACATGGGCCACATCgttccacccccacccccacggtACGACATGGCCCAGAAAGCAGCCCACAATTCCATCCCCCACGCATGTCTCCCCCTTCCCCAACTCCCAACTCGCTTCCGCTCTCCATCTCGTCCCCCTCGCCCACCACCGGTTCCCCCTCCAACGCCACCTCCCTCGTCTCCGACGACGGCGTTGGCCCCCTCCCCGACGGATCATCCCAACCCCAAGGCCCccacgcctccacctcctccgcccCCGCCGTCGAACGAGGGAGCCGCAGCATGGGCCCGACGCGCTGTCGCTGCTCGGGCTCACCGGCGCTGTCACCACCGGTTCCCCCTCCAACGCCGCCTCCCTCGTCTCCGGCGACGGCGTTGGCCCCCTCCCCGATGGATCGGCCCAACCCCAAGGCCCCCATGCCTCCACCACATCGACTTCCCCGGAGCCACAAGGAGCGGCGATGCGCGGCGGGGGCGGCGGTGGACCACAAGGAGCGGCGATGCGcggcgggggcggcggtgggctgtGGAACCCGTGCCTGACGATGCACCAGCCGTGGGCGTCGCTGCTGGTGCACGGCATCAAGCGCGTGGAGGGCCGCTCCTGGTCGTCGCCGGTCACAGGCCGCTTATGGATCCACGCCGCATCCAAGGTGCCCGACCCCGACACCGTCACCGCCATGGAGGACTTTTACCGGGAGATCTACGCCGTCGACGGCGTCCACCACATCGACTTCCCCCGCCACTACCCCGTATCCCGCCTCCTCGGTCCGTCCCATCCCAATCCCATCCATCGTCTTCCTCCTAAATCCTATTCTTGCTGACGCCATTGCCGATTATATATATATTCTCAGGATGCGTCGACGTGGTCGGTTGTGTCACGTCTGAGGAGCTCGTCTGCTGGGAGGACGTGCCTCAATCAGTAAGACAGCTTCATTCCCTTTCCTCTCCTCCTGTCCATGACCTCGATTTGTGCAACTTGACTGATTTGTACAGCCCACTCAAACCATCGCTAAAATGGTGCTTCTTGAATTGATTGATTGCAGGTCAGGCTTGAAGGCTTGACTGACTTCTGCTGGCTGTGCGAGAATCCGCAGGTAAAACACCCCCCAAAACCACCGATGTATCAGTCAGTCGCAATTACTATGTTGTCATTGGCTAGATTCACATCCCACCTTGCTGTTGATCGTTGCACCCACCTTATATGACCGAGACTGAGATGCATGTTTTCTTCTTCCTATTTTTTACAATTTTCCATGCACTTTGAATTCTGCAGAAGCTGGTGGTTCCCTTTGAGATGCGCGGTTACCAGGGTGTGTACAATTTGGAGAGAAGGGTTAGTTACCAATGGTTGCTGCTAATATATTTAAGCAATGTTTTGCATCCTTCTTTTCTCACTGTATGAATatcttgagcttattatgtatCGTCCTGTGTTACATTGCAGGTCTATgagggagcagccaggggccttTCGCCTGTTCAAGGTCCACTGCCGGTCAAGTTCCCGCTTCCAGATCCCAGAAACCCCTTGTCTCTCAAGCCGGGATCTCTCAATTTCGACTCTTCAAAGTCCGCCCTGGTCAAGACTGAGAGTGTTTCTGCAGCGATAGCCGGGGCTAGAGCTTCCGCGACTCAGTATTCGAGGAAGGGTAGTAGTGCTGCCAGGATCTCGTCGTATGCAAGCCTTTGCTCATGGTGAGGCTAAGTATGGCACTGCTGCGAGGCCAAGTGCGTGGAGGAGCACCTCCATCCCCCAAGTACGACTTCCCATCTGACGCCCATGAAGCGAGTACTCTGCTTCTCTCTATTGCCTACATGGACAGATTTACGTGGAGTAGAAATTATAGGATTATAAGGTTGAATATAAGGAGGAACAGAACATATGGCTAGCTACATATTTTTTTCGGGAATATTTTCATGTCAACCTATGAGAGCCCCTTTTCTGCCATGGATTTGGATTCTTTGCAGATGGCGTAGAAGAGAGATGAGAAAGATATGCAGACAACAAAGTCTCTCAAATGGATATGAACAGTTTAGTTCCTCCCTTTGTTATGGTTCCACAACCTgagatttccaactccaaacttgaCCTCCCTACTGTACCTTTGTTTCCATTTTTGTTTCCATTTCCTTAACTGTACCTTTGTTTATAGTGTGAATGATATTTGTAGACTTCAATGATCAAACAAACTTACCCATTTTTTCTTTAGACCATAATTAGCAAGATTTTGTTCTACAGTAGTGTGTACAGTTACATTTTTTAAGTGGCTACCATTGTATCTAAGAAACTTTAACATATTGGCATATATATATTGCTGGTTTACTACCTCAAACACATTAATTTATTGGTgttattcattcttttcttcatgcagTTCTTATTTCTAACTTTTCTGTGGAGTTTGGTTAAACTTCAAGACTGACATAGTGATACCGAAAGCTAACTGCTTTTaagagaaaaatgaaaatgaTAGCAGCATTCCCATCTCCTTTATATGTAGAGTGCTGCAATTTTTGTTAATGGATGCTACTAAATGTTTGCTACTCCAGTTTTTTTAATGTGTGCTATTGAATAGCTCACTTTTCCGGTTTATGATATGTTGTCCATTCTCCACCAGACCTATCTGGAATTAACTCATGATGTCGACgatcttaaatcattgttatcttAGATTTATAGCTACTGCAATCACGTACTTCAGGCGTGTCTACACAAGGTATGATTGTCTATTAAATTCTATTGCAAACGATACTGCTAGATCGTACCAATAGACTCCAAATATTATATGCAGAGAACAGGAGTAATCTTGGAATAAAATAGTTGCTAGCTATAGAATTGTAAGCTTAATTATAATTTGCCATAATAATGATAGCTTAATGATGTTATTACTTAGGCACATGACATGTCTGCAATAAGAGGACATACATGAGAAAAACGAAGGGTGTGATGATTTACTTATGGGTTGTCATGCAGAACCACCCATCAGtgtctcctttgctgcatcaaggTAATGACCTGCAGTTCCATTGCTTGTTTTCTCTTCTTTTCTGTCCTTTATTCTTTGGGCACAGGCGAATTGCTATTGTAGGAGGCTAGGAGCAAGGTTCTTAATCATGGATGTCGGGTTGGTAGCTTATTGTCTTCAGTATATTAGATATAATCAATATATTGGATGATACGCTCCAGTATCGTAGTTCAGAAGTTACTTATAATCTCGAGTTAAGCATATGCAAGTGTGCCATGACTTGCAAGTGTCTCACTGATAATGAAACATGCATACAATATGCAATTTGTGATATCATATTCTCATGGGGACTATAAAATACTCCTAGCATATGCAATCTGTAGTACTAGCATATATTATCTCCTTAATCTAAACTGAGAGTACTACGTCATTAACTGATAATGTTCAATTTTTAAACCACGAGGTCCACCAGACGACCACTATAAAGAACATTTGGCCGTCCGGCTGGCTCTTCGAGAAGTTTTATATCCTCTGCAGCAGTGAAGCACCATTCATTCCATGCCATCATGAAGCATCTCCATTATGTACTCTCTTACACTTGTCTCCTACTATGCGCCACCGTGCCGGTGAGAGCCGATATCCGGCGTGAAGCTGAAGCACTTGTGAATTGGAAGGCTAGcttggatggtgctgatgagTCCCTTGGGTCATGGTCGCCAACTCCACCAGCCTCTGCAGGTGGACGCATATCACTTGCAACTCAACTGGACTTATGACAGAGCTCAACCTTAACACAAGTTTGAACGGCACACTTGAGAGGTTAGACTTCTCAGCTTTTCCCCACCTGGAAAAATTCATCCTTTAAGGTAACTGTAGTGTTGACCAGCTACTGCCCAACATGCAGTGCGGTGCAGGAGCAAGCATGCTAGCCGTGAAGCAAGCTGATGGAAGGAAAAGTGAAAGGTAATACTAATCACTAATGTACTTGTGCATTGTGGATTTCACAAATTTCCTTTGAATCACATGACCTGAGCTGCCTTTCAAACCCTATGTTTCATGAGAGTGGATGTTCTACTGTCGGGTGTACTACACGTGAGTTTacagaaacaaacaaaaaatcatTATAAAACGTGATAAAAAATCCTGAAAATTTGCGACATGAAACATGATTAAATGTTTTAGGTTGTTGCAAAGTTTTACCCGTGGGGAGCTCTCGAAAAAAAGCATGTACTAAAAACTGCAGAAAACATTGATCAGTGATTTTGTTATGTTTTATGAGAGCTCCTCGAACGTTATTTGTGAAAGCAATTTTACATGTCTTTAAAACATTTGTTCATGTTTAAAACATTTATGCACGCTTTTGCATCCAGCCGGTAGCCGCATGATGCTAAGCTTCGTTGTTGTTTGCGGCATCCAGCCGGTATTGTGTCTGCTTTGATCCCTTGGATGTCTCCTCCAAACCATCGAATACGGCATCCCCGTCGGAATGGTACACACAAGTAATTTCACCGCTAAAAAGGTTCAACGCAACACACAATGGAGTCACTATCTAACTTGCAAAAAAAGAAGAGTCACTATCTTCAAAGAAagaatatatatatgttggaTGGTTACTTATATCCTTTCTTTTGCCCCAGTGATCCTTGGTAGATGATCAAGAACCAAGACACAGGGACTATGGAGGAAGTACTGCAGCCTGGGAAGGACATGCTTGCTGCTGGATACTACATGTATGGACGTTCCTGGACGGTAATTTATCAATCCTCATCAATTCGTGACAAACAAGATAAATGGTGTGCTTGTGTACATTATTTTCTGCAGCCTGTCCCGAACACTGGAAATGGTGTCAACGGCTTCACGCTTGACCCTTCCCTTGGGCAGTTCATAATGACTCATCCAGGCATCGAGGTGGGAGGATGGGTGCAAAAGAAGAATCTATTTTTTTCATGAAATATAGTAGAATCTGTTATAGACCACAACATGGAACCTTTTATGAGTAAAATTTTCTGAATACATTACAGTTTCCAGTTTTCACAACCTGTAACAATTAGCCTTGGATGTTTTGTGTTATCCTACGTTGAATATGTGACTCCAAATGTTAATACATGATTTGTTTTTAATGTATACCCATTTACTCATGCGGGAAAATGAAGACGGTCTTGAACTGTCGAAGGCATGGAGCTAAcaatgatttatttttcttatcttTACTTAGATCTTAGGccacaagaccatggatctcaagGTCGCTGATCACTCGCTCAGCCGTGCCTTCTATTGCTCTCAAGAAGTACACACATGGGGTCCGTTTCCTGGTTctatttgaaatattgcacatgatCTATTTTTCATGTATATTGTATATGGCACAATGTTCTTCTTTGTTTTGATTTTGTCTTCTCTTTTGAAGAAAATGTTCTTCACTTTCCTGCTTAAGATAAATATAAATGCATGTGAACTATTAGGAATTATTTTCTTTGTATCAACACAAATTATTTTCAGTTCTCAGGTTAGGCCTTGCCTGCAATGATTGCATTGTGTTGAATTAGTGCTTAATTATTTGGTATAGTAAGAAGAGAAAGTGTTATGAAGTCCAACAGTTGCTTTGGCTGCTGGTTTTATTTCTACCATTCCCCAACACTATACTTTTTTTGCACCTAAATACTAGGTTCCTGGCTCGGAATAGTTTCACAATGGTGACAAAGAATGAATTGATTTCCTTTTTCTATGATCGTGGAATCATGAGTTCATGACATATAATGTATTATTATGTTCGTACCTTCAAGGTGGATTATAACATGATGTACCttgtcatttaattttctttCATGTTCATGCAAACATTTTTTTGAGAATATTCAATTTTTCACCCTAACTGAATTTTTCTGGAGCTATCGAACCACCCCCCCTGCACTAAAAATTTGACATAGAAAGGACATTGTATATCCCTATGCATGTGtcaattttcattttgtttgtgCAGTTGAAGATGGGGGGGCTAGCAATGGAGACGCACATGGGGGCTGAGAGGGAGGGAATGAaagaaaaatgttcatgtttatagCTAAGTGATGAAAAACTAAAGATATGTTATGTTCGGATGCATTCGACAAATAGAATAAGTGACGCACACATACTAAGGTTATTGGGCCGCAAGCGACAAGATATTGTAAGCTTGGTGGTTGTTAAGTTGTAGTTGGAAATTTAATGTGGGCACTAGCACTACTTATTTATCTATATATCACAACTGGGTCAGCAAGTGTGACACGATGGAATGACTAAAAACTCGCGCTTAGGAGAATAGGAGGATCCAGACGTGGACGAGAAAGCAAGTGGGAGTGAGACCGCAATGTTTTGGAGTGGTGTGAGTGCTATAGGTGACTGGGAAATATAACATCCGCGGTGGGCGATGGTATAGAAGATCGGGTAGGAAGGCACGATAGAGAAGGCTAAAGATGGAACAATAGACAAGAGCTcatcattattttattttattttattttattttgtgaggAAGATCTTATCATTATTACGCTTAGCGTGGCAGCAACAACATGATAGAACAAAGACAAAGCAGCCTGGCGTACGTTAACAACAAGCGATTGAATAAAGGAGGTCATGAGCACACATTCCAAGATGATATTATCTCAACATATTCATAAGCCACGTACAACATGCACAATATAAATTATAATAATATTTCATATAAATATTTTCAATTCTAAGTTTGTTTCTCCGTGGCAACGCACAGGCATGAAGCTAGTTATATACTAAAATTCTTAAAATAAATCAAACAAAAGTATGAACTATTTTTCAAAGGCAAATAAAGTACTTTTAAGAAAATGAAAATCCCAAAAATGGATTTGTATTGAATTCAAAATATTTTCCAAGTGAATTTCCGTTTTTCCTTTTCAAATTACCTCTGAATTTTGAAGGGTCATGTTTCCTTCATTCTTCATTTTCTTTATAAtagattttgaaaatatttaaactCAAATTTGAATAGGGGTTCAAATGCAATTTTTTGGAAAGCGCTTTTGTTCCCTCtcattaaattttcaaaaatttcaaatttcactcacttTTAACCAAACAAtcaagcattcaataaacattactTAATTAATATAGCATTCCAAAATTGAGAATTTTCGGATGTTACAAAGTGTGCCATGGTCGTTGCCACCATGGCTCTAGTTGTTGTCGTGGAACAAGTCGAGGGATTTATCCGACGCCGACATATAGAATTCCATCCATGGCCATGGCGAGTAAAAATCTTCCCGTTGTATTGTATGGTGGTGATGGGGTTCTTCCTCTGCCGGTGCCGGGCATGGCGATGAAAGTATTTCAGTGTTGGGAGCCATGATCGCTGGGCTAGGCGAGCTAGCTATGGTCctttccaacaaacaaagcccgaGCAACATCTTCTTGAGTAGTTTTCGCAAGTCATGTTCCTGGTCCGACAGGTCTCGAGTTTTAGCTGCAATATATAGCCTGGTGATAACTTCGATGGCAATGGAAAGCTACAATCGGACGTTGACTATTTAATGATCGCTCCAACTTTAAAGTGCTTTAATCGTGGCATGCAACTTGTTATCCAACACGATAGAAGGGTTTCCCATCGTTGGAATAGGCCGCCATGCTGTCGTGACTCTTTGATGGAAGCCCTCAGCCTTGGGCCAGAAAGCCTCAAACCTAAAGCATCGGCCCATTTGAAACTCCACGTCGAGATCCACAAGAAGCGGGCAGTGGTCTGAAACCACCGACCCCAAGCGTGGTGAGCATACTAGATGGGTAAAGATCCTTCCACGAGTTTGTCACGGAAATCCGATCAATCTTCTTCATGGTCGGCCGGCGCCGCTCATTCGACCACGTGTACTCGCAATATAACTCAACTCAAATGATCCATTGATATTTCAGAATTTTAACTGAGATGAGATATAAAATTTAGTGGACGAAGGCCCATAAAATCTAACACATCCTCGAAACAGAAAGAAACATCAGTCTAGATCCATGCTCTCATCATTTTCGTCATCATAAAGGAAAGGAACGAATATGGTCGATGCGTGTTACAGAACCGCGAGTGACTTACCGTTTTAAATGCGGGGCCCAGGTAAAGCAGCAAACCAACGGCCAACGGCCTTCTTCCGCGAGCCCCACCACGGCACCGCAACTTTGGATTTCCACCTCCGGCCTCCGCTCCCCCGTTTCAAATCCTTCCTTGGCTTCCCTAAAATTCCGCTTCCCCACAGGATTCTCGTCTCCCATTCTTCACTTCCAAACCGGACTAAGTACGGTACAATTTTGCAATTACTAGTACGATTCATTGCCAGTTCAATCCCACCATACCACGACGGTTGCTAGGCCAGCGCACTCGTCTCGTGTGCTCTGCTTCTCTTCTCCGGTGGACGGCGACAACGTGGCCGCGGTCCGCAAGGACCGCCTCCACTGGCCCCGTACCTCCCCGGCGGCACCTCTGCGACCTGCTTTTACTCCGCTAGTCCGGTTCCGACCCGATCCTCCCGTACTCGACCGCCTCCGCGGCTGCGCTGCACGCCTCCACTACGGCAGCCGGCCTCCGGAAGTAAGgggaaaaaaatcctcaaccACTCTCTCAGGTAGGCCTCGAGTCCACCATGCTTACTTATTTCAACATGATTAGCGAATTTCCACCACAAACGCAATCGTGCACTGTAACTTCCGTTGTCACTGGCTATTCTCAATGGCTGTTTGCTGTTCAATGGTTATTGCTTATTGAATTGATTTGTTCAATTTATGCTGTTTCAGTCTTGGGCGTTGAACTTTTGCTGACCTGGTGGCGTGATTAATAGTACGGATGCAGAGTGAGTAACTTGACTGGACGTTACTACTAgttcatactccctccgtaccataATATATGACGTTTTAGCAGTTCATTTGAGCTGTTAAAACGTCATATACTATGGTACAGAGCTAGTACTTCATAGTAGCTCTGCAATAGTATAATACTCCATGATCTCAGGTCCTGTTTTGATCTTAGCACACAGAAAAATGCAGTGTCCCGCCATTGGCGAACtaccatttttattttatttttgtgacggaaggctttgccgcctgTTTTGATAAGCTAATATGAAGCCAAACCATACAGTCCAAGAAGACCATCACTTGACAGTTTTTGCTTCTAGCTTTCCTTCAACAAAATTTCAAGACCAGGTTTTATGCTCCGTTCGCCACTATGTTCAGTCAGTCCCAAATTTGTCAAGGCTACTTTCGGTTATGTTATTCTCTCCCGGTTCTTGTGTAtacattttgtgtttcttttcccATCAAAATATATGCCTGGAACCTGTTTGACGAATTTTCTAAACCAAAATTTGCCAGTGGGGGACACTGAATTGTAACCAATTTGCCCATATTTACGGACGTTTCCATTCTCTCAAAAAGAACTTGTGATTCGTTTGCTTTCTCCTAGATTTGTGCCCGGCTTCGGCCGTGTGTGTTGTTTTCTATCTCGTTCCGAACTTGGATGCTGCCTGTCGGTGGGCTCTATTAATTTAAAGCCAGACTCATCTTGCGCCTCTGTTGACTTGTCTAATGTACCACTCAGCCTGCAAACCATTTCGAACAGATATTGATCCAAGATTTTACTATTATAATTATTATTGCTGTGTTTCGGTCTAGAAAAATTCTATTATCTTTTTGGGCTGTAACATTTCCCTATGCAGCAGATTACTGGACATTTCAGGAGATGAGAAGGTTCTTTCCATTCCGCTCGTTCACAAGCAATGCCGGCGAACCAGCTCCAGCACATGATAAAAAGAGTGAAAACAAATTGGATGAGGGTGGGACTAATGGTGCGTCCCATTCCCCTGATACTAGGGCACTTAGGTCAAGAAGAAGGCATGGAAAATTGAGGAGCGAGGAATCACCCAATCCGCAGCTCGGGAGATGCCTGTCGTTCACATCCTCTGCAATTGATCATTCCTTGGACGAAAGGGCAATGAGATTTTCAGGCGATATTCCATGGTTTAGTAGTTCTAATGTGCCTCGTCATGTTGCTGATGTTGAGTAAGTGGGTCAATTACCTATACTTGGTACCCCCTTTATAAGTCACGCTTTTGTTATAACATCAATTGCCACTCCCTATTCACAAAAATGTGAAAACACCATCGATAAAAAAAACTAGCCCGGTGCACGTATATCCCATTTGCGTAGGGCCCGGAGAAGGGCCCGACCACTTTGGGTCATTTGTACGCAGCATTTCCCTACATCAATCAAATTTTAACAATATAATTATAAGCCTTATAATATTGTAATTTGAATTCAATGCATTCGATGTAATCAAAAGCAAATTGAAATATGATAGTATAGAGATGCTAGGTTTGGCGGCTATGTGTCATAAGTAAACTGTACTCCCTCAGTTCCATAATTCTTGTCGTGGTTTTAGGTACCAAAGTTTAGGTTCAATTGAAAGTTCATCTTTAACACAATTGCTCATGTGAGCCACTAACATATTAGTTTCTCTATAGAAATATCACAGTTAGCGTTGTCTTCATATTAATTTCTTCGGCGTGGACATAATC includes:
- the LOC123450569 gene encoding activating signal cointegrator 1-like → MRGGGGGGPQGAAMRGGGGGGLWNPCLTMHQPWASLLVHGIKRVEGRSWSSPVTGRLWIHAASKVPDPDTVTAMEDFYREIYAVDGVHHIDFPRHYPVSRLLGCVDVVGCVTSEELVCWEDVPQSVRLEGLTDFCWLCENPQKLVVPFEMRGYQGVYNLERRVYEGAARGLSPVQGPLPVKFPLPDPRNPLSLKPGSLNFDSSKSALVKTESVSAAIAGARASATQYSRKGSSAARISSYASLCSW